One Salinimonas marina DNA segment encodes these proteins:
- a CDS encoding carboxylesterase family protein, translating to MRILVMTVLWMAVASVFAATPVQSTFLARSFDGPSGELKYRLLLPENFDPMQKYPLVLFLHGAGERGDDNKAQLTHGAELFLAKRQQFPAVVLFPQAPENDYWAVVEAGRSSLPFSFSFPYTSSNNVPPTNAMNNVMALTSHMMSKPFIYTDRMYGIGLSMGGMGTLELLARQPDWFSAAIAICPGANPAISEQYSSDLALRIYHGAEDQIVVPELSEQVAEKAKNHIALLERKVYPGTDHNSWDKAFAEPDFLAWLMAQ from the coding sequence ATGCGCATTTTGGTCATGACTGTTCTATGGATGGCGGTAGCGTCAGTGTTTGCTGCCACACCGGTTCAATCCACTTTTTTGGCGCGGAGTTTTGATGGCCCGTCAGGTGAGCTCAAATACCGGTTGTTGCTGCCTGAAAATTTTGACCCTATGCAAAAATATCCGCTCGTGTTGTTTTTGCACGGAGCCGGTGAACGCGGGGATGACAATAAAGCTCAGCTTACCCACGGGGCTGAACTGTTTTTAGCAAAACGCCAACAGTTTCCAGCGGTAGTGTTGTTCCCCCAGGCGCCCGAAAATGATTATTGGGCGGTGGTGGAAGCCGGCCGCAGTTCATTACCATTTAGCTTTTCTTTTCCGTATACCAGCAGCAATAATGTGCCGCCGACAAACGCGATGAATAATGTCATGGCGCTGACCAGTCACATGATGAGCAAACCGTTTATTTATACCGACAGAATGTATGGCATCGGTCTGTCGATGGGCGGCATGGGTACGCTGGAGTTACTGGCCAGACAGCCAGACTGGTTTAGCGCGGCCATTGCCATTTGTCCGGGCGCCAACCCGGCAATCAGCGAGCAGTACTCGTCTGACCTGGCACTGCGTATTTACCATGGGGCTGAGGATCAAATTGTGGTACCGGAATTATCAGAGCAGGTAGCCGAAAAAGCCAAAAACCATATCGCCCTACTCGAACGAAAAGTCTATCCCGGTACCGACCATAATTCCTGGGACAAGGCATTTGCAGAACCCGATTTTTTGGCCTGGCTAATGGCGCAGTGA
- a CDS encoding TIM-barrel domain-containing protein: protein MTLFRAFITGRPAFAGSLLLLICSFAQAAELVRHQRLDNGVVLHRDDGVTVTVSALTTGSVEVLYRPADEQPLPSLAVPDKNRPEHAKIEISQAADGLNILLPGISVEVQAQPFKLTFAQDGRALIEEAAGGFFYQTVRGVQFALTADEKLYGGGQRVLGMDRRGSRMPLYNRASYGYSEGPVDQMYFGLPAVMSSRNYAILFDNAASGHLDMGHTSPNRLQFDAVGGRLSYIVVAAPALPQLVQQVVSLTGRQPLPPRWALGNFASRFGYRTEQETRDVVAMFNKQGIPLDAVVLDLYWFGPDIQGHMGNLDWDKNAFPTPQAMIRDFAEQDIHTVVITEPFVLTSSSQYQSAKTNQALAKGLDGNPHTFDFYFGNTGLVDVFNDKGRDWFWHYYRRLLDQGIAGWWGDLGEPEVHPYDALHSWDGTTVTADEIHNGFGHQWAKMVYERTLHAQPEQRPFVLMRSGFLGSQRYGMMPWTGDVSRTWGGFKAQVELALQMSVFGLAYTHSDLGGFAGGDTFNAQLYTRWLQAGTFFPVYRPHAHEGIPPEPVFHDDPTKQIVSRFIQLRYDMLPYNYSLSYTNSLTGMPLMRPMSFANSARFFEEGDQFLWGDAFLVKPITAPDLKHTTVALPAGTWFDFFSGKKYHSKSGSNVEHALTLETMPVYVKAGSFVPMQPGLMRTADYSAEHLAVHYWADASVSQAAYRMYEDQGQSPQSLAEKAYLTLDFSATHNPDKLRLNVSPKGSYAGLPDQRKLTWKIHGLTEKPTQIRQLADKKWHWEAKTGVLTVTQLISHATDSSLHIEL from the coding sequence ATGACCCTTTTTCGCGCCTTTATCACCGGCAGACCTGCGTTTGCTGGTAGCTTGTTGTTACTTATTTGTTCCTTTGCACAAGCCGCTGAACTGGTTCGCCACCAGCGGCTGGATAACGGCGTTGTGCTGCATCGCGATGATGGCGTGACGGTCACTGTATCAGCGCTCACTACTGGCAGTGTTGAAGTGCTCTACCGTCCGGCTGATGAACAGCCTCTGCCTTCGCTGGCAGTGCCCGATAAAAACCGCCCGGAGCACGCAAAGATAGAAATTAGCCAGGCTGCTGACGGCCTGAATATTCTTCTGCCCGGCATCAGTGTTGAGGTACAGGCGCAGCCGTTCAAACTGACGTTTGCGCAGGATGGCCGCGCCCTGATAGAAGAAGCTGCTGGCGGCTTTTTTTATCAGACGGTGCGCGGCGTGCAATTTGCCCTAACCGCGGATGAAAAACTGTACGGCGGTGGCCAGCGGGTGCTGGGCATGGATCGTCGCGGCAGCCGCATGCCGCTGTATAACCGCGCCTCTTACGGTTACTCAGAGGGTCCGGTAGACCAGATGTATTTTGGCCTGCCAGCAGTGATGTCTTCACGTAACTATGCCATTTTATTTGATAATGCCGCTTCCGGTCATTTGGATATGGGCCATACCTCGCCCAACCGGTTGCAGTTTGATGCGGTAGGCGGCCGCTTAAGTTATATTGTGGTGGCTGCCCCTGCCCTGCCACAGCTGGTGCAGCAAGTGGTAAGCCTGACCGGACGCCAGCCGCTGCCGCCGCGCTGGGCGCTGGGCAATTTTGCTTCACGCTTTGGGTATCGCACCGAGCAGGAAACCCGTGATGTAGTCGCCATGTTCAATAAGCAAGGGATCCCGCTGGATGCCGTGGTGCTGGATTTGTATTGGTTCGGTCCGGATATTCAGGGCCACATGGGTAACCTTGACTGGGACAAAAACGCCTTCCCTACCCCACAAGCCATGATTCGGGATTTTGCCGAACAAGACATTCACACTGTGGTGATCACCGAGCCCTTTGTTTTAACCTCTTCGTCACAATATCAAAGTGCCAAAACAAATCAGGCACTGGCGAAAGGTCTGGACGGCAACCCACACACTTTTGATTTTTATTTTGGTAACACCGGACTGGTGGATGTGTTTAACGACAAGGGCCGCGACTGGTTCTGGCATTACTACCGGCGCTTGCTGGATCAGGGCATCGCGGGCTGGTGGGGCGATTTGGGTGAGCCAGAAGTGCACCCGTACGACGCCCTGCATTCCTGGGATGGCACTACTGTAACCGCCGATGAAATACACAATGGGTTTGGTCATCAGTGGGCCAAAATGGTGTATGAGCGTACACTGCACGCACAGCCAGAGCAGCGTCCGTTTGTACTGATGCGCTCTGGCTTTCTGGGTAGCCAGCGCTATGGCATGATGCCTTGGACCGGGGATGTGTCGCGCACCTGGGGTGGCTTTAAAGCCCAGGTGGAACTGGCCCTGCAGATGAGTGTGTTTGGCCTGGCCTATACCCACTCAGATCTGGGCGGCTTTGCCGGCGGCGACACCTTTAATGCCCAGCTTTATACCCGCTGGCTGCAAGCCGGTACCTTCTTCCCGGTATACCGCCCGCACGCCCACGAAGGCATCCCGCCGGAGCCGGTATTTCATGATGATCCGACCAAACAAATTGTCAGCCGCTTTATCCAGCTGCGTTATGACATGTTGCCGTACAATTACTCACTCAGCTACACCAACAGCCTCACCGGCATGCCCTTGATGCGGCCCATGTCTTTTGCCAACAGTGCACGATTTTTTGAAGAAGGCGACCAGTTTTTGTGGGGCGATGCCTTTTTGGTGAAGCCGATAACAGCGCCAGATCTGAAACACACCACCGTGGCTCTGCCAGCCGGCACCTGGTTTGATTTTTTCAGCGGTAAAAAATACCACAGTAAAAGCGGCAGCAATGTAGAACATGCTCTGACACTGGAGACCATGCCGGTGTACGTCAAAGCCGGGAGCTTCGTACCCATGCAGCCTGGCCTGATGCGCACAGCGGATTACAGCGCTGAACATCTGGCAGTGCACTACTGGGCCGACGCTTCAGTCAGCCAGGCTGCATACCGAATGTATGAAGACCAGGGCCAGTCCCCACAATCTCTGGCTGAAAAGGCCTACCTTACGCTGGATTTCAGCGCGACACATAACCCCGACAAACTACGCCTGAACGTTTCGCCCAAAGGCAGTTATGCCGGTTTGCCCGACCAGCGCAAGCTCACCTGGAAAATCCATGGCTTGACTGAAAAACCAACACAGATAAGGCAGTTGGCTGACAAAAAATGGCACTGGGAGGCCAAAACCGGGGTGCTGACCGTGACTCAGTTAATCAGCCATGCTACTGACAGCTCGCTGCATATTGAGCTGTAA
- a CDS encoding PIN domain-containing protein, producing the protein MNLFIDTNVFLSFYHLSNDDLEEIHKLAVLLGKGDIKLWLPNQVKDEFQRNRENKIADALKKLKEQQKKPQFPQICKDYPEYEEIREHQKQYEKKLSSLIKKVTDDIAERSLKADEKISELFEKASLINPDAELILKAKLRMEVGNPPGKDGSLGDAINWESLLLHIPMGEDLHLVADDKDYYSVLDENALKDFLIDEWTSNNKSDVRFYRRLSQFFKEHYPDIKLAAELEKELAINELVNSSNFASTHSAIAKLQKYAEFNKSQSNELAQVGLSNSQINWIFCDDDVFSFYKSLLNNHGHDIEDELVEKLQAEIIQCETNGED; encoded by the coding sequence TTGAATCTATTTATTGACACCAACGTATTTCTTTCTTTTTACCACCTTTCAAATGATGACTTAGAGGAAATACATAAGTTAGCTGTATTACTTGGTAAAGGGGACATAAAACTGTGGCTTCCGAACCAAGTAAAGGATGAATTTCAACGTAACAGAGAAAATAAAATAGCTGACGCTTTAAAAAAGCTAAAGGAACAGCAAAAGAAACCTCAATTCCCTCAAATTTGTAAGGATTATCCTGAGTACGAAGAGATTAGAGAGCACCAAAAGCAGTATGAAAAGAAATTATCCTCTCTTATAAAAAAAGTTACTGATGATATAGCCGAGAGAAGCTTAAAAGCTGATGAGAAAATATCTGAGTTATTTGAAAAAGCATCACTGATAAACCCTGATGCTGAACTGATTTTGAAGGCAAAGCTCAGAATGGAAGTTGGGAACCCTCCCGGTAAGGATGGTTCTCTAGGTGATGCTATAAATTGGGAAAGCCTATTGCTTCACATTCCTATGGGCGAAGACTTACATCTAGTTGCTGATGATAAGGACTATTATTCGGTATTGGATGAAAATGCTCTCAAAGACTTTCTAATAGATGAATGGACTTCTAACAACAAGTCAGATGTTAGATTCTACAGAAGACTTTCCCAATTTTTTAAAGAGCACTATCCTGATATCAAGTTGGCTGCTGAACTTGAAAAAGAGCTTGCTATAAATGAGCTGGTTAATAGCAGTAATTTTGCCTCAACTCACTCTGCAATAGCTAAACTTCAAAAGTATGCTGAATTCAACAAGTCACAGTCTAACGAACTTGCGCAGGTTGGTCTTTCAAATAGCCAGATAAACTGGATTTTCTGTGATGATGATGTTTTTTCTTTTTACAAATCACTTCTAAATAATCATGGTCATGACATTGAAGATGAATTAGTTGAAAAACTTCAAGCGGAGATAATCCAGTGTGAGACTAACGGAGAGGATTAG
- a CDS encoding NAD(P)H-dependent oxidoreductase, producing the protein MEVHLVVAHPEQHSFNLALHKVALDTFRKEKFKVNVSDLYEQNFNPVAGKDDTTSFPSDEYFQLARAQRFALANNTFIKTIADEQNKLLSSDLLIFQFPLWWWSFPSMLKGWVDRVLSSGFAYGKDAKLKPKKVMYSITTGGANSKEELAYYQTKIDGLYQDIFGFMGWEILPAFIAHGVQQKTNEERQQILASYHKHLLEKVLADSLELSNT; encoded by the coding sequence TTGGAAGTTCATCTTGTTGTAGCTCATCCAGAGCAGCACTCTTTTAATTTAGCGTTACATAAGGTCGCTCTAGATACATTCAGAAAAGAAAAATTCAAAGTAAACGTTTCAGATTTATACGAGCAAAACTTTAATCCTGTTGCTGGCAAAGACGATACAACGTCATTCCCAAGCGATGAATATTTTCAATTAGCCAGAGCCCAACGGTTTGCATTAGCTAATAATACATTTATTAAAACTATCGCTGATGAACAAAACAAATTGCTTTCATCTGATTTATTAATTTTTCAGTTCCCTTTATGGTGGTGGTCGTTTCCGAGCATGCTGAAAGGCTGGGTAGATAGGGTTTTATCTTCAGGCTTTGCTTATGGCAAAGATGCAAAACTAAAGCCTAAAAAAGTTATGTATTCAATCACAACGGGCGGCGCTAATTCAAAAGAAGAATTAGCTTATTATCAAACTAAAATTGATGGGTTGTATCAAGATATATTTGGCTTCATGGGCTGGGAAATTTTGCCCGCTTTTATAGCTCATGGTGTACAACAAAAAACTAACGAGGAACGACAGCAAATACTTGCAAGTTATCATAAGCATTTGCTTGAAAAAGTTCTTGCGGATAGTTTAGAGCTGTCGAATACCTAA
- a CDS encoding mechanosensitive ion channel family protein: MENFFGTNIDLSELTEKAISLVMTYTPKLLLAILTLVVGLWLVNRFVSLLDHRLGRKDPTLNKFLCGLISVVLKLMLFISVASMIGIETTSFIAVVGAAGLAIGLALQGSLANFAGGVLILIFKPFKVGDTIEAEGHLGSVEEIQILYTVVNTFDNKRIVIPNGSLSNATLTNVSVYDKRRCDMTFGIGYDDDIDKAKEVLQRLFEEDERSLSDPAPRICVGGLGDNSVDLMFRPWVATDDLWPYYWDMQEKVKKAFDEEGISIPYPQRDVHIYKTNDD, encoded by the coding sequence ATGGAAAATTTCTTCGGAACTAATATCGATTTATCGGAATTGACCGAAAAAGCCATATCACTGGTGATGACTTATACCCCCAAATTGTTATTGGCTATTCTTACTTTGGTGGTGGGTCTGTGGTTGGTGAATCGCTTTGTGAGTTTATTAGACCACCGGCTTGGAAGAAAGGACCCCACTTTAAATAAGTTTCTATGCGGGCTTATTAGTGTCGTTTTAAAATTAATGTTGTTTATTTCTGTCGCCTCTATGATCGGTATTGAAACAACCTCATTTATCGCCGTAGTTGGTGCAGCTGGTTTGGCCATCGGTTTGGCGTTGCAAGGCAGCCTGGCAAATTTTGCTGGCGGTGTGCTAATACTGATTTTCAAACCATTCAAAGTAGGTGACACCATTGAAGCAGAAGGTCACTTGGGTTCCGTGGAAGAGATACAAATTCTTTATACCGTAGTTAACACCTTCGACAATAAGCGTATTGTCATCCCCAACGGTAGTCTGTCTAATGCCACGTTGACTAACGTCAGCGTATACGATAAGCGCCGCTGCGACATGACGTTTGGTATAGGCTATGATGACGATATCGACAAAGCAAAGGAGGTGTTGCAGCGTCTGTTTGAAGAGGATGAGCGCTCATTGTCCGACCCTGCACCTAGGATCTGTGTGGGTGGGTTAGGCGACAACTCAGTCGATCTGATGTTTCGCCCCTGGGTGGCCACTGATGATTTGTGGCCTTACTACTGGGATATGCAGGAAAAGGTAAAAAAAGCTTTTGATGAAGAAGGAATTAGCATTCCTTATCCGCAACGAGATGTGCATATCTATAAAACGAATGACGATTAG
- a CDS encoding transposase produces the protein MGKGIRYSDEFKQEAVNQVVVHGYNVADVAARLDISTKSLYGWMKSFSKPTRQRKEDEDLRAEVARLKRELKRAQQERDILKEAAVFFAGESKNGTRS, from the coding sequence ATGGGTAAAGGCATTCGTTATTCAGACGAATTTAAGCAGGAAGCAGTGAACCAAGTGGTGGTTCATGGCTACAATGTCGCTGACGTAGCAGCGCGGCTCGATATCAGTACCAAGAGCCTTTACGGCTGGATGAAGTCCTTCTCAAAGCCGACCAGGCAGCGTAAAGAAGATGAAGACTTACGTGCAGAAGTTGCCAGACTGAAACGTGAGCTGAAGCGCGCCCAGCAAGAACGAGACATATTAAAGGAAGCCGCGGTGTTCTTTGCCGGCGAGTCAAAGAACGGTACCCGTTCGTAA
- a CDS encoding IS3 family transposase yields MKGSRGVLCRRVKERYPFVKSRSTDYPVRLLCQALELHPSGYYEWLQRPECQRDKDDKRLLGAIKQFWLESGGHHGYRNLHLDLLEANIPCGRDRVLRLMQQASIKAQRGYNAPKGRYGGKPDVVAANTLNRDFTVAAPNQWWVSDITYVHTHEGFLFLAVVMDLYARNIVGWSMGDRMTEELVMDALTAAYWRRKPSDTVYLHSDQGSQYSSRSFRKLLNTLNVKPSMSRRGNCWDTEIILTSADSNNLTRAGIDLVSLC; encoded by the coding sequence ATTAAAGGAAGCCGCGGTGTTCTTTGCCGGCGAGTCAAAGAACGGTACCCGTTCGTAAAATCTCGTAGTACCGATTACCCGGTGAGATTGTTGTGCCAGGCACTTGAACTACATCCCAGTGGTTATTATGAGTGGTTGCAGCGCCCTGAGTGTCAGCGTGATAAAGATGACAAGCGCTTGCTCGGTGCCATAAAGCAGTTCTGGCTGGAAAGCGGCGGCCATCATGGTTACCGCAATCTTCACCTGGATTTACTGGAAGCGAATATCCCGTGTGGGCGTGACCGTGTTTTACGACTGATGCAACAAGCCAGTATTAAAGCCCAGCGCGGATACAATGCGCCCAAGGGACGCTACGGTGGGAAGCCAGACGTTGTAGCTGCCAACACACTAAATCGCGATTTTACCGTCGCGGCCCCAAATCAGTGGTGGGTCAGTGACATTACCTATGTCCATACCCACGAAGGTTTTTTGTTTTTGGCTGTTGTAATGGACTTGTACGCCCGGAATATCGTTGGTTGGTCGATGGGTGACAGGATGACAGAAGAGCTGGTGATGGACGCGCTAACCGCTGCCTACTGGCGGCGAAAACCGTCTGATACGGTTTACTTGCATTCTGACCAAGGCTCTCAGTACAGTAGTCGCAGCTTCAGAAAGTTACTCAATACGTTGAATGTTAAACCCAGTATGAGTCGACGAGGAAACTGTTGGGATACAGAGATTATACTTACCAGTGCTGACAGTAATAATCTGACCCGTGCTGGGATTGACCTTGTGTCTTTGTGTTGA